A stretch of the Tachysurus fulvidraco isolate hzauxx_2018 chromosome 18, HZAU_PFXX_2.0, whole genome shotgun sequence genome encodes the following:
- the arl6 gene encoding ADP-ribosylation factor-like protein 6: protein MGLFDKLAGWLGLKKKEVNVLCLGLDNSGKTTIINQLKPSNAQAQDIVPTIGFSIEKFKTSSLSFTVFDMSGQGRYRNLWEHYYKEGQAIIFVIDSSDKLRMVVAKEELDTLLNHPDIKHRRIPILFFANKMDLRDALSSVKVSQLLCLENIKDKPWHICASNAVQGEGLQEGVDWLQDQIRTMRT, encoded by the exons ATGGGGCTCTTCGACAAGCTGGCTGGATGGCTGGGCCTGAAGAAGAAGGAGGTGAACGTGCTTTGTTTGGGTCTAGATAACAGCGGAAAGACCACCATCATCAATCAGCTGAAGCCGTCCAAC GCTCAAGCACAAGACATCGTTCCCACTATAGGATTTAGCATAGAGAAATTCAAGACATCAAG TCTGTCGTTCACGGTGTTTGACATGTCAGGCCAAGGCAGGTATAGAAACCTATGGGAGCACTATTACAA GGAAGGACAGGCCATCATATTTGTCATCGACAGCAGTGATAAGCTAAGAATGGTGGTTGCCAAAGAAGAGCTGGATACTCTGCTTAACCATCCTG ATATAAAACACAGGAGGATCCCCATCCTGTTCTTTGCTAATAAAATGGACCTAAGAGATGCTCTGTCTTCAGTAAAGGTCTCTCAGCTTCTCTGCCTGGAGAACATCAAAGACAAACCCTGGCACATCTG tgccAGTAACGCTGTCCAGGGGGAGGGTCTACAGGAGGGAGTCGACTGGCTGCAAG ATCAAATCCGAACCATGAGAACATGA